Proteins encoded in a region of the Atopobium sp. oral taxon 416 genome:
- a CDS encoding radical SAM protein — translation MTELIRGALPPECKYEASIVTNGYHLTERAVKVLCDCGVREAQVTIDGAERPHDLRRIPSNGEPTYERILHNIKSAVDDIGITIRVNVDADNSADLDGLLIDIDRMALAGKVGIYLAMVDDALGDDGHSSTRYLDAKAFSTVESLFYWSAIELGFDVGLFRGSEPGICSAIALGSAVIDPEGSLCKCWDEMGCSDKSYGTVDAPRFSSLNSSRWLRYVPGQEGKCHHCVYFPLCWGGCPREALEGRKDMCGPIKYNLDDKIDLLALQSAHSRETSAGGCP, via the coding sequence TTGACAGAACTGATCAGAGGGGCTCTTCCACCTGAATGTAAGTACGAGGCATCCATAGTTACCAATGGCTATCATCTGACAGAAAGAGCTGTCAAGGTGTTGTGCGATTGTGGCGTTCGGGAGGCCCAAGTTACCATTGACGGCGCGGAGCGACCGCATGACCTGAGAAGAATACCAAGCAATGGAGAGCCTACCTACGAGAGAATTCTGCATAATATCAAGTCTGCTGTCGATGACATTGGAATAACGATTCGCGTGAATGTGGATGCAGATAATTCTGCAGATCTTGATGGGTTGCTGATAGATATCGACAGGATGGCCCTCGCAGGGAAGGTGGGCATATATCTAGCCATGGTTGATGATGCACTAGGTGACGACGGCCATAGTAGTACACGTTACCTAGATGCGAAGGCTTTTTCTACTGTTGAATCCCTGTTTTACTGGAGCGCGATTGAGCTTGGGTTTGATGTTGGGCTTTTCAGGGGGTCGGAACCAGGGATTTGCTCGGCGATAGCTCTCGGCTCTGCGGTGATAGACCCAGAGGGAAGTCTGTGTAAGTGTTGGGACGAGATGGGCTGTTCAGATAAGAGTTATGGCACTGTTGATGCGCCGCGGTTCTCATCTTTGAACAGTTCACGCTGGTTGAGGTACGTCCCTGGCCAGGAAGGAAAATGTCACCACTGTGTCTACTTTCCGCTCTGCTGGGGAGGATGTCCCCGCGAGGCACTGGAAGGTCGAAAAGACATGTGCGGCCCAATCAAATACAACCTTGATGACAAGATTGACCTCCTGGCTCTTCAGAGCGCACATTCGCGGGAGACGTCCGCAGGAGGGTGCCCATGA
- a CDS encoding DDE-type integrase/transposase/recombinase — protein sequence MNCRRLQREEPSLFQHSDSRLTPRGRQGLVERARAGESVSAAAREAGVSRQTAHKWIARAEAGERLSDRRSRPSRLARLTPPDVEARVVEARRARLLAPLALAAETGVPARTCARIVARNGLPRLADVDRVTGEPRRRGPATPRRYEGERPGELVHVDVRRVARIPPDGGWRARGADAPRHADSGAGTACLHVAVDDRSRVAYAELLGDERKEACAAFMGRARDFYRGLGVEVERVMTDNGPGYRSRLFNEWLAASGTCSGLTSSHETTSRTGMYPSSR from the coding sequence GTGAATTGTCGAAGGTTGCAGCGAGAGGAGCCCTCCTTGTTCCAGCATTCTGACTCACGGCTCACGCCCCGCGGACGGCAGGGGCTCGTCGAGCGTGCACGCGCCGGCGAGAGCGTGTCCGCCGCCGCCCGGGAGGCGGGCGTGAGCAGGCAGACGGCCCACAAGTGGATCGCGAGGGCCGAGGCGGGCGAGCGGCTGTCGGACCGCCGCAGCCGCCCCTCGCGACTCGCGAGGCTGACGCCCCCCGACGTCGAGGCAAGGGTCGTGGAGGCCCGCCGCGCCCGCCTGCTCGCCCCGCTCGCCCTCGCCGCCGAGACCGGGGTGCCCGCCCGCACCTGCGCCAGGATCGTCGCGCGCAACGGCCTGCCGCGCCTTGCCGACGTCGACCGCGTGACCGGCGAGCCCAGGAGGCGCGGTCCCGCGACCCCGCGCCGCTACGAGGGGGAGAGGCCCGGCGAGCTCGTGCACGTCGACGTCAGGAGGGTCGCGCGCATACCGCCCGACGGCGGCTGGAGGGCGCGCGGCGCCGACGCCCCGCGCCATGCCGACTCGGGGGCGGGCACCGCCTGCCTGCACGTGGCGGTCGACGACAGGAGCAGGGTGGCCTACGCCGAGCTGCTCGGCGACGAGCGCAAGGAGGCCTGCGCCGCGTTCATGGGGCGCGCCCGGGACTTCTACCGGGGCCTTGGGGTCGAGGTCGAGCGCGTGATGACCGACAACGGGCCGGGATACCGCTCGCGGCTGTTCAACGAGTGGCTCGCGGCGTCCGGCACCTGCTCGGGCTTGACCTCCTCCCACGAGACCACCTCGCGCACGGGCATGTACCCGAGCTCGAGGTAG
- a CDS encoding ABC transporter permease, which translates to MRAQALRAEAVKLRRAPIWIAYAVLPLSASVIGTFNYQQNLGLLTPGWENLWTQHTLFELCFFLPALVGAGCSWLMGLEHAGTNWNQVLASPVAPWRVVAAKLVVGTGMLGVALAATGALFVALGKAVGLPGLPSGGCVISLLLAWAGGVSVVAVQLLVSAIVRSFAAPVGVALAGGIAGLVLTAKGWGMWWPWALMQMGANSSGGGALAASDLPAFLAMSAIFTCAALCACARVVANAGAPSS; encoded by the coding sequence ATGAGAGCGCAAGCCCTGCGCGCGGAGGCCGTCAAACTGCGCCGCGCGCCCATCTGGATCGCCTACGCGGTGCTGCCCCTCAGTGCCTCCGTCATCGGCACCTTCAACTACCAGCAGAACCTGGGCCTGCTGACCCCTGGGTGGGAGAACCTCTGGACTCAGCACACCCTGTTCGAGCTCTGCTTTTTCCTGCCGGCGCTCGTCGGCGCGGGATGCTCCTGGCTCATGGGCCTCGAGCATGCGGGCACCAACTGGAACCAGGTGCTCGCGAGCCCCGTCGCGCCGTGGCGCGTCGTCGCCGCGAAGCTCGTCGTGGGCACGGGCATGCTGGGCGTCGCGCTCGCCGCGACGGGGGCTCTGTTCGTGGCCCTCGGCAAGGCGGTGGGCCTCCCGGGCCTCCCGTCCGGGGGCTGCGTCATCAGCCTGCTGCTCGCATGGGCCGGCGGCGTGTCCGTAGTGGCGGTGCAGCTGCTCGTCTCGGCAATTGTGCGCAGCTTCGCCGCGCCGGTGGGCGTGGCTCTCGCGGGCGGCATCGCGGGCCTCGTGCTCACGGCAAAGGGCTGGGGCATGTGGTGGCCCTGGGCACTTATGCAGATGGGGGCGAATAGCAGCGGAGGAGGCGCTCTCGCGGCCTCGGACCTCCCCGCGTTCCTCGCCATGTCCGCCATCTTCACCTGCGCGGCGCTCTGCGCCTGCGCCCGGGTCGTGGCGAATGCCGGGGCGCCCTCATCGTGA